From Streptomyces sp. NBC_00683, one genomic window encodes:
- a CDS encoding phosphotriesterase family protein has translation MVTRVRTVLGDIPAEDLGVCDAHDHLFLRTPLLPGQELDDPGRAQELLRGFHGLGGRSVVQWTPYGMGRRPGDLVALSCSTGVEVVAATGLHQAAHYPEELLGRILPELEALFVRELTEGIGGTGVRAGLIKVAGSFHGIDAHARLTMAAAAGAHHRTGAPIAVHLELGTGALDVLDLLCGELGVDPGCVVLGHLGRFPDGVVQREAARAGAFLAFDGPSRANHATDWRLPEQLAELADAGFGGRLLLGGDTTVPGTPGMPHLLRRLRPRLEQALGKDLLHSVLVTAPARAFAFAAPREGPRP, from the coding sequence GTGGTGACCCGGGTCCGCACCGTCCTCGGCGACATCCCCGCCGAGGACCTGGGTGTCTGCGACGCACACGACCATCTCTTCCTCCGCACCCCGCTGCTGCCCGGCCAGGAGCTGGACGATCCCGGACGGGCCCAGGAGCTGCTGCGCGGCTTCCACGGGCTCGGGGGCCGGTCGGTGGTGCAGTGGACTCCGTACGGGATGGGCAGGAGGCCCGGGGACCTCGTTGCCCTGTCCTGCTCGACCGGGGTCGAGGTGGTCGCGGCCACCGGGCTCCATCAAGCCGCCCATTACCCCGAGGAGTTGCTCGGCCGGATTCTGCCGGAGCTGGAGGCCCTGTTCGTCCGGGAACTCACCGAGGGCATCGGCGGTACGGGCGTGCGGGCGGGGCTGATCAAGGTGGCCGGATCGTTCCACGGCATCGACGCCCACGCCCGGCTCACCATGGCAGCTGCGGCAGGGGCCCATCACCGGACCGGCGCGCCGATCGCCGTGCATCTGGAGCTGGGGACGGGTGCGCTGGATGTACTGGACCTGCTGTGCGGGGAGTTGGGGGTGGATCCGGGGTGTGTGGTCCTCGGCCACCTGGGCCGGTTCCCCGACGGTGTGGTGCAGCGCGAGGCCGCGCGGGCGGGTGCGTTCCTGGCGTTCGACGGCCCTTCACGAGCCAACCACGCCACGGACTGGCGGCTGCCGGAGCAGCTCGCGGAGCTCGCCGATGCCGGCTTCGGCGGCCGGTTGCTGCTCGGTGGCGACACCACCGTGCCCGGGACGCCGGGGATGCCCCACCTCCTGCGAAGGCTGCGTCCCCGGCTGGAACAGGCCCTCGGGAAGGACCTGTTGCACTCCGTCCTCGTCACCGCACCGGCGCGCGCCTTCGCCTTCGCCGCCCCGCGGGAGGGCCCCCGCCC
- a CDS encoding DUF4865 family protein: MHAMQYEITLPADYNMEIIRSRVATRGHLLDAFPGLGLKAYLIRERGGASPVNQYAPLYLWSAPEGMNAFLWGPGFQGIVDDFGRPEVQHWTGLAYLDGPAAGAPARAAVRRRVPVADTERPAGAVDAALEEARLRAASPGVVATALAVDPRRWQLLHFTLWEQEPAAAPGDHFEVLHVSAPERDRLGRDRQW; the protein is encoded by the coding sequence ATGCACGCCATGCAGTACGAGATCACCCTGCCCGCGGACTACAACATGGAGATCATCCGCAGTCGCGTCGCGACGAGGGGGCACCTCCTCGACGCGTTCCCCGGCCTCGGCCTCAAGGCGTATCTGATCCGGGAACGCGGCGGGGCGTCACCGGTCAACCAGTACGCCCCGCTGTACCTGTGGTCGGCCCCCGAGGGGATGAACGCCTTTCTCTGGGGCCCCGGATTCCAGGGCATCGTCGATGACTTCGGCCGCCCCGAGGTGCAGCACTGGACGGGGCTCGCGTACCTGGACGGGCCTGCCGCGGGCGCCCCCGCCCGGGCGGCGGTCCGCCGCCGAGTGCCGGTAGCGGACACGGAGCGGCCCGCCGGGGCGGTCGACGCCGCGCTGGAGGAAGCCCGCCTGCGGGCCGCGTCTCCCGGGGTCGTCGCCACGGCACTGGCAGTGGATCCGCGCCGCTGGCAGCTGCTCCACTTCACCCTCTGGGAGCAGGAGCCCGCCGCGGCCCCCGGTGACCATTTCGAGGTGCTGCACGTGTCGGCGCCGGAACGCGACCGGTTGGGGCGGGACAGGCAGTGGTGA
- a CDS encoding TetR/AcrR family transcriptional regulator gives MSTPDRLIEATQELLWERGYVGTSPKAIQQRAGAGQGSMYHHFAGKPDLALAAIDRTSAQMREAAGRVLDGPGPAYERISGYLLREREVLRGCPVGRLTMDPDVVASDELRAPVDKTLAWLRGRLTEVVQEGLDKGEFAPGLVAGEIAAAIVATVQGGYVLARASGSGAAFDSAVTGLLSLLAARTPSA, from the coding sequence ATGAGCACTCCGGACCGTCTGATCGAGGCCACCCAGGAGCTCCTCTGGGAGCGCGGCTACGTGGGCACGAGCCCCAAGGCCATCCAGCAGAGGGCGGGTGCGGGCCAGGGCAGCATGTACCACCACTTCGCCGGCAAGCCGGATCTGGCGCTCGCGGCCATCGACCGCACCTCGGCGCAGATGCGGGAGGCCGCTGGGCGCGTGCTGGACGGGCCCGGACCGGCGTACGAGCGGATCTCCGGCTATCTGCTGCGCGAGCGCGAGGTGCTGCGGGGCTGCCCGGTGGGGCGGCTGACGATGGATCCGGATGTCGTGGCGAGCGACGAGCTGCGCGCGCCGGTGGACAAGACGCTGGCATGGCTGCGGGGCCGGCTCACCGAGGTCGTACAGGAGGGCCTGGACAAGGGCGAGTTCGCACCGGGTCTCGTTGCGGGCGAGATCGCGGCGGCCATCGTGGCGACCGTCCAGGGCGGCTACGTCCTGGCTCGCGCCTCCGGGTCGGGCGCCGCCTTCGACTCGGCGGTCACGGGGCTGCTCTCCCTGCTCGCCGCACGCACCCCGTCGGCCTGA
- a CDS encoding SHOCT domain-containing protein, whose amino-acid sequence MNTLAHSGGPGPWILLFPIIWAAVVVGVVTLLRRTVWRGRRGPWQSRGVRRGSTGEHSPIDLLGRRFAAGEIDEDEYWRRLSVLDEPFGRFDKDGPA is encoded by the coding sequence ATGAACACCCTGGCCCACTCCGGCGGACCCGGACCCTGGATCCTCCTCTTCCCGATCATCTGGGCGGCCGTCGTCGTCGGCGTCGTCACCCTGCTGCGCCGCACCGTCTGGCGTGGCCGCCGCGGCCCGTGGCAGTCCCGCGGCGTCCGCCGGGGCAGCACCGGCGAGCACTCGCCGATCGACCTCCTCGGCAGGCGGTTCGCCGCAGGTGAGATCGACGAGGACGAGTACTGGCGCCGGCTCTCCGTCCTGGACGAGCCCTTCGGACGCTTCGACAAGGACGGACCGGCATGA
- a CDS encoding ABC transporter ATP-binding protein, whose product MTTADTTTGSTAAARVADAVKVYGTGDTEVRALDGVSVGFPAGRFTAIMGPSGSGKSTLMHCAAGLDTLTSGSAFIGDTELGALDDRRLTLLRRRRIGFVFQAFNLIPTLTVAENITLPLDLAGERGDREWIDALVDTVGLRDRLRHRPSELSGGQQQRVAVARAFAGSPDVVFADEPTGNLDSRAGEEVLRLLGGTVRRTGRTVVMVTHDPVAAAHADEVVFLADGRLVDRMQSPTAERVLDRLKAFDTAARTPAVAP is encoded by the coding sequence ATGACCACCGCCGACACCACCACCGGCAGCACCGCAGCCGCCCGGGTCGCCGACGCCGTGAAGGTCTACGGCACAGGCGACACCGAGGTCAGGGCCCTGGACGGAGTGAGCGTCGGCTTCCCGGCCGGCCGCTTCACCGCGATCATGGGGCCCTCCGGCTCCGGCAAATCGACCCTGATGCACTGCGCCGCCGGTCTCGACACCCTGACCTCCGGATCCGCCTTCATCGGCGACACCGAGCTGGGGGCACTCGACGACCGCAGGCTCACCCTGCTGCGCCGCAGGCGCATCGGATTCGTCTTCCAGGCCTTCAACCTCATCCCGACGCTCACCGTCGCCGAGAACATCACGCTCCCCCTCGACCTGGCGGGGGAGCGCGGCGACCGTGAGTGGATCGACGCACTCGTCGACACCGTCGGGCTGCGGGACCGGCTGCGCCACCGGCCGAGCGAGCTCTCCGGCGGTCAGCAGCAACGCGTCGCCGTGGCCCGCGCCTTCGCGGGCAGCCCCGATGTCGTGTTCGCCGACGAACCGACCGGCAACCTCGACTCCCGGGCGGGCGAAGAGGTGCTGCGGCTCCTCGGCGGCACCGTACGCCGGACCGGCCGTACCGTCGTGATGGTCACCCACGATCCGGTCGCGGCCGCGCACGCCGACGAGGTCGTCTTCCTCGCGGACGGCAGGCTCGTCGACCGGATGCAGAGCCCGACGGCGGAACGCGTCCTCGACCGCCTCAAGGCCTTCGACACCGCGGCCCGCACACCGGCGGTGGCGCCATGA